ATCGGAGCATTGATTATCACAATCCTTTATATGGGTGGTCAGCAGATGGGCTGGCCCAAATGGGTTCAGGAGACGGTTATCGGGATGATTATCATTGCGGCTGTGGTCATCGACCGGCTACGTCAGCAAGCAACCACCTGATGCGCTAAAAGAGTAAAAACCGTTCACGGCGTTTCACAGAAAAGACGCGATTTCAAAATACCTTGCCATAACCTGAATCGAGCGGAGACCTTGGTTAATGCCGTGGCAGCTTAACAGGACAGCACTTCACTGAGCCGCAGTATGTTTTGATGAATGGCCTTTGGCCATGCCCCTTACGAGCCATCCGGCCACCAACAGTCCAACACAGAATCCCAGTGCAAACATCAGGATGACGAGAGTCGCCACGCTGCTGGAAAACTCCCAGAAGAGAAAGCGTATTGCCATTGTGGCGGTGTTTTGCACGA
This is a stretch of genomic DNA from Thermogutta terrifontis. It encodes these proteins:
- a CDS encoding LapA family protein, with translation MFARIKLVLLILLTLLVVIFVVQNTATMAIRFLFWEFSSSVATLVILMFALGFCVGLLVAGWLVRGMAKGHSSKHTAAQ